Proteins encoded by one window of Streptomyces sp. NBC_01477:
- a CDS encoding M4 family metallopeptidase — protein MLAVTLPAGTAAAEPAAQTGASAQAATTHAQPRPGALPASLTPAQQAGLTSQAQSEAATTASSLHLGAQEKLVVKSVSQDADGSTHTRYERTFQGLPVLGGDLIVHQSPLGATTGVDKATNASIAVASTTAVKSADSAKSFALTRAKADGAKAPVAANSPRKVVWAASGTPVLAWESVIGGLQEDGTPNQLHVITDATTGAKLFEYQGIETGVGNSEYSGQVNITTTLSGSTYQLLDNTRGGHKTYNLSHATSGTGTLFTDPDDTWGDGNGATAQTAGVDAAYGAQETWDFYKNTFGRNGIANDGRAAYSRTHYGNSYVNAFWDDSCFCMTYGDGSGNTHPLTALDVAGHEMSHGVTANSAGLNYSGESGGLNEATSDIFGTGVEFYSNTATDPGDYFIGEKIDINGDGSPLRYMDKPSKDGSSKDNWSSSLGGLDVHYSSGPANHLFYLLSEGSGAKVVNGVSYNSPTYDNLSVPGIGRDNALKLWYKSLTERFTSTTNYAAARTQSLQAAADLWGANSATYNTVANTWAAIGVGSRVTTPSGVTVTNPGNQSTKVSTAVSLQIQASSTNGGALTYTATGLPPGLTINASTGVISGTTSATTGSYSVTVTAKDSTNATGTASFTWTITSTTGGCTAGQLLANPGFESGAVSWTASTGAIDNSTDAPAHSGSYKAWLNGYGTTHTDTLSQSVTIPATCTSATFTYYLYISSSETSTTTAYDKLTVAAGSTTLASYSNINKGTGYVQRSVSLAPYIGQTVTLKFTGTEDSSLATSFLIDDTAVNVS, from the coding sequence ATGCTCGCCGTGACGCTGCCGGCCGGCACCGCGGCGGCTGAACCCGCCGCGCAGACCGGCGCGTCGGCCCAGGCCGCGACTACCCACGCGCAGCCCAGGCCGGGCGCGCTCCCCGCCTCGCTGACCCCCGCTCAGCAGGCCGGGCTGACCTCCCAGGCACAGTCGGAGGCGGCGACGACCGCGTCGTCGCTGCACCTCGGCGCCCAGGAGAAGCTGGTCGTCAAGTCGGTGTCCCAGGACGCCGACGGCAGCACCCACACCCGCTACGAGCGTACGTTCCAGGGACTGCCGGTGCTCGGCGGCGACCTGATCGTGCACCAGAGCCCGCTCGGCGCGACCACCGGCGTGGACAAGGCGACCAACGCCTCGATCGCGGTGGCCTCGACGACCGCGGTCAAGAGCGCCGACTCGGCGAAGTCCTTCGCCCTGACCCGCGCCAAGGCCGACGGCGCCAAGGCCCCGGTGGCGGCCAACTCGCCGCGCAAGGTGGTCTGGGCGGCGTCCGGCACCCCCGTGCTCGCCTGGGAGTCGGTGATCGGCGGCCTCCAGGAGGACGGCACCCCCAACCAGCTGCACGTGATCACGGACGCCACGACCGGCGCGAAGCTCTTCGAGTACCAGGGCATCGAGACCGGCGTCGGCAACAGTGAGTACAGCGGCCAGGTGAACATCACCACCACACTGTCGGGCAGCACCTACCAGCTGCTGGACAACACCCGCGGCGGCCACAAGACGTACAACCTGAGCCACGCCACGTCCGGGACCGGCACGCTGTTCACCGACCCCGACGACACCTGGGGCGACGGCAACGGCGCCACCGCGCAGACCGCGGGCGTGGACGCCGCCTACGGCGCCCAGGAGACCTGGGACTTCTACAAGAACACCTTCGGGCGCAACGGCATCGCCAACGACGGGCGGGCGGCGTACTCCCGGACGCACTACGGCAACTCGTACGTCAACGCCTTCTGGGACGACTCCTGCTTCTGCATGACCTACGGCGACGGCAGCGGCAACACCCACCCGCTCACCGCGCTGGACGTCGCGGGCCACGAGATGAGCCACGGCGTCACCGCCAACAGCGCGGGCCTGAACTACTCGGGTGAGTCCGGCGGCCTGAACGAGGCGACGTCCGACATCTTCGGCACCGGCGTGGAGTTCTACTCCAACACCGCCACCGACCCGGGCGACTACTTCATCGGCGAGAAGATCGACATCAACGGTGACGGCTCCCCGCTGCGGTACATGGACAAGCCCAGCAAGGACGGCAGCTCGAAGGACAACTGGTCCTCCAGCCTCGGCGGCCTGGACGTCCACTACTCCTCGGGTCCGGCCAACCACCTGTTCTACCTGCTCTCCGAGGGCAGCGGCGCCAAGGTCGTCAACGGGGTCAGCTACAACAGCCCGACCTACGACAACCTGTCGGTGCCCGGCATCGGCCGGGACAACGCGCTCAAGCTCTGGTACAAGTCGCTGACCGAGCGCTTCACCTCGACCACCAACTACGCGGCGGCCCGTACCCAGTCGCTCCAGGCGGCGGCCGACCTGTGGGGCGCGAACAGCGCCACGTACAACACGGTGGCCAACACGTGGGCCGCGATCGGCGTCGGCAGCCGGGTGACCACCCCGTCCGGCGTGACGGTGACCAACCCGGGCAACCAGTCCACCAAGGTGAGCACCGCGGTCAGCCTGCAGATCCAGGCCAGCAGCACCAACGGCGGCGCCCTGACCTACACCGCCACCGGCCTGCCCCCGGGCCTGACGATCAACGCCTCGACCGGCGTGATCTCCGGCACCACCTCGGCCACCACCGGTAGCTACAGCGTGACGGTGACGGCCAAGGACTCCACCAACGCGACCGGGACGGCGTCCTTCACCTGGACGATCACCAGCACCACCGGCGGCTGCACCGCCGGCCAGCTGCTGGCCAACCCCGGCTTCGAGAGCGGCGCCGTCAGCTGGACCGCGTCCACGGGCGCGATCGACAACAGCACCGACGCCCCGGCCCACTCCGGCTCCTACAAGGCCTGGCTGAACGGCTACGGGACCACCCACACCGACACCCTGTCCCAGTCGGTGACCATCCCCGCCACCTGCACCAGCGCCACCTTCACCTACTACCTCTACATCTCCAGCAGCGAGACCAGCACCACCACCGCCTACGACAAGCTCACCGTCGCAGCCGGCAGCACCACCCTGGCCTCGTACTCCAACATCAACAAGGGCACCGGCTACGTCCAGCGGTCCGTCAGCCTGGCCCCCTACATCGGCCAGACCGTCACCCTGAAGTTCACCGGAACCGAGGACTCCTCCCTGGCGACCTCCTTCCTGATCGACGACACCGCCGTCAACGTCAGCTGA
- a CDS encoding ABC transporter ATP-binding protein translates to MTSATEQQLSGPEEAGPQRAAPAAAPGGPDAFDLDRLPAPKNAQVLLLRSLLRPHTRRVWLASVLLLVQQAAVQAGPLLVAYAIDNAIPQVRDGRHGALIAVACAYLGCGIAAGALQRVFIRVAALISQDVLIELRARMFRHAQSLSLDFHERYTSGRLIARATSDVESIRELLTDGLEELIEVALSMVYISVLLVFLDWRLGLVALVSYLPLYVAVRGFQRRSMVAYRRRSTAIAAVIVKFTETMNGIRPVKAFRREVPNDTAFGELNDRQCRANGDAILEMARYVTISRLLANVTVAGIVVWGAYRVAGGGMALGVLAAFVLYLRRLYDPIDRLGMFLNSYQSAAASLEKIAGLLAQTPTVPAPEHPVALPPTADGRPGREVVFDRTRFGYRTGGEVLPAFDLRLPAGQTLAVVGATGAGKSTLAKLLARFYDPTGGRVLLDGVRLSDLSQADLRRGVVMVTQEAFLFSGTVADNITIGRPDATREEVEAAARAIGAHDFIVSLPDGYDTDVRKRGGRISAGQRQLVAFARALLADPGVLILDEATSSLDVPGERAVQHAMRTVLNGRTAVVIAHRLSTVAIADRVLVMRDGRVIEDGTPAELIARKGHYAELDAAWRDGLA, encoded by the coding sequence ATGACGTCCGCCACCGAGCAGCAGCTCAGCGGCCCCGAGGAAGCCGGCCCGCAGCGGGCGGCCCCCGCGGCGGCGCCGGGCGGGCCCGACGCCTTCGACCTGGACCGGCTGCCCGCGCCCAAGAACGCCCAGGTGCTGCTGCTGCGTTCGCTGCTGCGCCCGCACACCCGGCGGGTCTGGCTGGCCTCGGTCCTGCTGCTGGTCCAGCAGGCGGCGGTGCAGGCCGGCCCGCTGCTGGTGGCGTACGCCATCGACAACGCGATCCCCCAGGTGCGCGACGGCCGGCACGGCGCGCTCATCGCGGTGGCCTGCGCGTATCTGGGCTGCGGGATCGCCGCCGGCGCGCTCCAGCGCGTCTTCATCCGGGTCGCCGCGCTGATCAGCCAGGACGTGCTGATCGAGCTGCGCGCCCGGATGTTCCGGCACGCCCAGTCGCTCAGCCTGGACTTCCACGAGCGCTACACCTCGGGCCGGCTGATCGCCCGGGCCACCTCGGACGTCGAGTCGATCAGGGAGCTGCTCACCGACGGCCTGGAGGAACTGATCGAGGTGGCGCTCTCGATGGTCTACATCTCGGTGCTGCTGGTCTTCCTCGACTGGCGGCTCGGGCTGGTCGCGCTGGTGTCGTACCTGCCGCTGTACGTGGCGGTCCGCGGCTTCCAGCGCCGCTCGATGGTCGCCTACCGCCGGCGCTCCACCGCCATCGCGGCGGTCATCGTGAAGTTCACCGAGACGATGAACGGCATCCGCCCGGTCAAGGCCTTCCGCCGCGAGGTGCCCAACGACACCGCCTTCGGCGAGCTGAACGACCGGCAGTGCCGGGCGAACGGCGACGCGATCCTGGAGATGGCCCGCTACGTCACCATCTCCCGGCTGCTGGCCAACGTCACCGTCGCCGGGATCGTGGTGTGGGGCGCGTACCGGGTGGCGGGCGGCGGCATGGCGCTCGGTGTGCTCGCCGCGTTCGTGCTGTACCTGCGGCGGCTCTACGACCCGATCGACCGGCTGGGGATGTTCCTGAACTCCTACCAGTCGGCGGCGGCCTCGCTGGAGAAGATCGCCGGGCTGCTCGCCCAGACGCCGACCGTGCCCGCGCCCGAGCACCCGGTCGCGCTGCCGCCGACCGCCGACGGGCGGCCGGGGCGCGAAGTGGTCTTCGACCGGACCCGGTTCGGCTACCGCACCGGCGGCGAGGTGCTGCCCGCCTTCGACCTGCGGCTGCCGGCCGGGCAGACCCTCGCGGTGGTCGGCGCGACCGGCGCGGGCAAGTCCACCCTGGCCAAGCTGCTGGCCAGGTTCTACGACCCGACCGGCGGGCGGGTGCTGCTGGACGGGGTCCGGCTGAGCGACCTGTCGCAGGCCGACCTGCGGCGCGGGGTGGTCATGGTGACGCAGGAGGCGTTCCTCTTCTCCGGCACCGTCGCGGACAACATCACCATCGGCCGCCCCGACGCGACCCGCGAGGAGGTCGAGGCCGCGGCCCGGGCGATCGGCGCGCACGACTTCATCGTGTCGCTGCCCGACGGCTACGACACCGACGTGCGCAAGCGCGGCGGCCGTATCTCGGCCGGGCAGCGCCAGCTGGTCGCGTTCGCCCGCGCCCTGCTGGCGGACCCGGGCGTGCTGATCCTGGACGAGGCGACGTCCTCGCTGGACGTCCCCGGTGAGCGCGCCGTCCAGCACGCCATGCGGACGGTGCTCAACGGGCGTACGGCCGTGGTCATCGCGCACCGCCTGTCCACGGTCGCGATCGCCGACCGCGTCCTGGTGATGCGCGACGGCCGTGTCATCGAGGACGGCACACCCGCGGAACTCATCGCCAGGAAGGGCCATTACGCGGAGCTGGACGCGGCCTGGCGGGACGGTCTGGCGTGA
- a CDS encoding ABC transporter ATP-binding protein, producing the protein MPATTPDPAPAARPRSSIRSLLRLWPYVRPIRGRLASSAVVGMVASSVGLLIPLVLKWLVDGPVTDHDPSGVWLGGGLVLLLGLLEALLFGLRRWLVARPLAGVEASMRADLYQRLQRLPVAFHDRWASGQLLSRAVTDLQILRMFLAFPLVFLFVNTTTLLIGFGILLGQSPLLTVVLLGPAVPLMVLSSRFEKRYALAARRAQDQAGDLATLVEESVLGVRIIKAFGRHRSQSQAFHRQAHELRGTELHKARLLSNLWAIIMTLPELAIGVALVIGVLQVSDGKLSAGTLVAFLSTALALRWPVESIGFLLAMTNEAATAADRYFEPMTTPGAEGAEPAVQATPAAAADAGRGDGLRMEGVAFRYPDAVAGSAAVLDGVDLHIRSGETMALVGATGCGKTTLTALVPRLHEPTAGRITLDGTDTAGLPVERLRALVAVAFEEPTLFSATVRENVAMGAGPDGAGEAEVLRALDIAQCGFVHALPDGLDTQVGEQGLSLSGGQRQRLALARAVVGRPQFLILDDPLSALDVHTEALVEAALRDVLRETTALVVAHRPSTVQLADRVALLSGGRITAVGTHPELLRDNAEYRHLMSGLTEPETGTAQSAPVEPLERSDAR; encoded by the coding sequence ATGCCTGCCACGACCCCTGACCCCGCGCCCGCCGCCCGCCCGCGGTCCTCGATCCGCTCACTGCTGCGGCTGTGGCCGTACGTCCGGCCGATCCGTGGACGGCTGGCGTCGTCGGCGGTGGTCGGCATGGTCGCCTCCAGCGTGGGACTGCTGATCCCGCTGGTGCTCAAGTGGCTGGTGGACGGCCCGGTCACCGACCACGACCCGTCCGGGGTGTGGCTCGGCGGCGGCCTGGTGCTGCTGCTCGGGCTGCTGGAGGCGCTGCTGTTCGGGCTGCGGCGCTGGCTGGTGGCCCGGCCGCTGGCCGGGGTCGAGGCGTCGATGCGCGCCGACCTCTACCAGCGGCTGCAACGGCTGCCGGTGGCCTTCCACGACCGGTGGGCGTCCGGGCAGCTGCTCTCCCGGGCCGTCACCGACCTCCAGATCCTGCGGATGTTCCTGGCCTTCCCGCTGGTCTTCCTGTTCGTCAACACCACCACGCTGCTGATCGGCTTCGGCATCCTGCTCGGCCAGAGCCCGCTGCTGACCGTGGTGCTGCTCGGCCCGGCCGTCCCGCTCATGGTGCTGTCCTCGCGCTTCGAGAAGCGGTACGCGCTGGCCGCCAGGCGCGCCCAGGACCAGGCGGGCGACCTGGCCACCCTGGTCGAGGAGTCGGTGCTCGGCGTCCGGATCATCAAGGCCTTCGGGCGGCACCGCAGCCAGTCGCAGGCCTTCCACCGCCAGGCCCACGAGCTGCGCGGCACCGAACTGCACAAGGCGCGGCTGCTGTCGAACCTGTGGGCCATCATCATGACCCTGCCCGAGCTGGCCATCGGCGTCGCCCTGGTGATCGGCGTCCTCCAGGTCTCCGACGGCAAGCTCTCGGCCGGGACCCTGGTGGCCTTCCTGTCCACGGCGCTGGCCCTGCGCTGGCCGGTGGAGTCGATCGGCTTCCTGCTGGCCATGACCAATGAGGCCGCCACCGCCGCGGACCGCTACTTCGAGCCGATGACCACCCCCGGCGCGGAGGGCGCCGAGCCGGCGGTGCAAGCCACCCCCGCGGCCGCGGCGGACGCGGGGCGGGGGGACGGGCTGCGGATGGAAGGGGTCGCGTTCCGGTATCCCGACGCGGTGGCGGGGAGCGCCGCGGTGCTCGACGGGGTGGACCTGCACATCAGGTCGGGCGAGACGATGGCGCTGGTCGGCGCCACGGGGTGCGGGAAGACCACGCTGACCGCGCTGGTGCCGCGGCTGCACGAGCCGACCGCCGGGCGGATCACCCTGGACGGCACGGACACCGCGGGGCTGCCGGTCGAGCGGCTGCGCGCACTCGTCGCGGTGGCCTTCGAGGAGCCCACCCTCTTCTCCGCGACCGTACGGGAGAACGTGGCGATGGGCGCCGGACCGGACGGCGCGGGCGAGGCGGAGGTGCTGCGGGCGCTGGACATCGCCCAGTGCGGCTTCGTGCACGCGCTGCCCGACGGCCTGGACACCCAGGTCGGCGAGCAGGGCCTGAGCCTGTCCGGCGGTCAGCGGCAGCGGCTCGCGCTGGCCCGCGCGGTCGTCGGGCGCCCGCAGTTCCTCATCCTGGACGACCCGCTGTCCGCGCTCGACGTGCACACCGAGGCCCTGGTCGAGGCGGCGCTGCGCGATGTGCTGCGGGAGACGACCGCGCTGGTCGTGGCGCACCGGCCGTCGACCGTACAGCTCGCCGACCGGGTGGCGCTGCTGTCCGGCGGGCGGATCACCGCGGTCGGCACCCACCCGGAGCTGCTGCGGGACAACGCCGAGTACCGCCACCTGATGTCGGGGCTCACCGAGCCGGAGACCGGCACCGCGCAGTCCGCGCCCGTGGAGCCCCTGGAGAGGAGCGACGCCCGATGA
- a CDS encoding SDR family NAD(P)-dependent oxidoreductase: MDTTEFEGRTALVTGASRGIGAAVALRLAEGGADVAFTYRHDATAAETVAGKIRALGRSALALRADSGDPAAIENAVDRTAAEWGRLDVLVNNAGVYVVGPVSDLGAADFDRSVAVNVRGPYLAARAAARHMRGGGRIISIGSNVADRTTFPGHTLYALTKTALTGMTKGLARDLGPLGITVNLLHPGPTDTDANPAGGPYAETVRGFTALGRYATADEIAAVVAHLASDAASYVTGAVVHADGGFTV, from the coding sequence ATGGACACCACCGAATTCGAAGGAAGGACCGCCCTGGTCACCGGGGCCTCGCGCGGTATCGGAGCGGCGGTCGCACTGCGGCTGGCGGAGGGCGGCGCCGATGTGGCGTTCACCTACCGGCACGATGCCACGGCGGCGGAGACCGTGGCCGGCAAGATCCGCGCCCTGGGCCGCAGCGCGCTCGCCCTGCGCGCCGACAGCGGCGACCCGGCCGCGATAGAGAACGCGGTGGACCGCACGGCGGCCGAGTGGGGCCGGCTCGACGTCCTGGTCAACAACGCGGGCGTCTACGTGGTCGGCCCGGTGTCGGACCTGGGCGCGGCGGACTTCGACCGCTCGGTCGCGGTGAACGTGCGCGGCCCCTACCTGGCTGCCAGGGCCGCGGCCCGGCACATGCGCGGCGGCGGCCGGATCATCAGCATCGGCAGCAATGTGGCCGACCGCACCACCTTCCCCGGCCACACCCTCTACGCCCTGACGAAGACCGCGCTGACCGGTATGACCAAGGGCCTCGCCCGGGACCTGGGGCCGCTGGGCATCACCGTGAACCTGCTGCACCCGGGACCGACTGACACCGACGCCAACCCGGCCGGCGGACCGTACGCGGAGACCGTCCGCGGCTTCACCGCCCTGGGCCGCTACGCCACGGCCGACGAGATCGCCGCGGTCGTGGCGCACCTGGCCTCGGACGCGGCCTCGTACGTGACCGGCGCGGTCGTGCACGCGGACGGCGGCTTCACCGTCTGA
- a CDS encoding DUF6317 family protein encodes MSAGYNVVLADLAGMASTFHTQAANYAALKVNVAPPIAESGDAGLDDAIASIMDAIAGLHAKLAGRIEEHANGLDYAHGSYQRHDIDVHGLFEDLMPDE; translated from the coding sequence GTGAGCGCCGGGTACAACGTCGTCCTGGCCGACCTGGCGGGCATGGCCTCGACCTTCCACACCCAGGCGGCGAACTACGCCGCGCTCAAGGTGAACGTCGCCCCGCCGATCGCCGAGTCCGGCGACGCGGGCCTGGACGACGCCATCGCCTCGATCATGGACGCCATCGCGGGCCTGCACGCCAAGCTCGCCGGGCGCATCGAGGAGCACGCCAACGGCCTGGACTACGCCCACGGCTCGTACCAACGGCACGACATCGACGTGCACGGACTGTTCGAGGACCTGATGCCCGATGAGTGA
- a CDS encoding SAV_915 family protein: MSRISELSGEFGLSGAAEGTGQTELAPDTRLFVPAHPRYPADPELAPGVGFEFLTEPRTGSAVPVAFTTLDALVGALGENQPWIALPAGPFAELMRRNGFGHLKVDPVLRPGTQPYWTAENLRDYTEAVRT, from the coding sequence ATGTCACGAATATCAGAACTGTCCGGCGAGTTCGGTCTGTCCGGTGCTGCGGAGGGCACCGGACAGACCGAACTCGCCCCGGACACCCGGCTCTTCGTACCGGCCCATCCCCGGTATCCCGCGGACCCCGAGCTGGCGCCGGGTGTCGGCTTCGAATTCCTCACCGAGCCGCGGACCGGCTCGGCGGTCCCGGTGGCCTTCACCACCCTGGACGCCCTGGTCGGCGCGCTGGGCGAGAACCAGCCGTGGATCGCGCTGCCCGCGGGCCCGTTCGCCGAGCTGATGCGGCGCAACGGCTTCGGCCACCTCAAGGTCGACCCGGTCCTGCGGCCCGGCACGCAGCCGTACTGGACCGCGGAGAACCTCCGCGACTACACCGAGGCGGTACGGACGTGA
- a CDS encoding MFS transporter, translated as MSPVTSSAPRPGKAAAVARTPSAYRPPAGPLWSVDFRLYFTARSVAMLGDTMLPVALSAGLLSYGYSAGDIGLVMAAASACFAGFVIFGGVLADRFNARAMMIGSDLVRVCTQSTAAFLFLTHSVRLWEVLVIAVVNGTCAATFQPGVASTVVRVAHDVQGANAVTRTAESAAGLAGPALAGVLVGFTSPGVVFAVHAATYLTSGLCLLFLRLAPPPPRAAADGTGTRTTFRADLGEGWREFRARTWMWAVILVWTIYTMCVMGPFIPLAAGQIIPAHGAGAYGLVNSALGAGTAVGALLAMRLRADRPLRAGSFGVFAVALMPASVGLDLPVAGICGCLFVAGIGWAFWGVNWATTVQTQVPGDILNRIHAYEVAGSVAMFPVGQALAGPAAAVFGTRHVLQAGGAIALAVGGTLLAIPAVRGLRRAAPFTTGQAGP; from the coding sequence ATGAGCCCGGTGACCTCCTCCGCACCCCGCCCCGGGAAGGCCGCCGCAGTCGCGCGCACCCCGTCGGCGTACCGCCCGCCGGCGGGACCCCTCTGGTCGGTCGACTTCCGGCTCTACTTCACCGCCCGCTCGGTCGCCATGCTCGGCGACACGATGCTGCCCGTCGCCCTGTCCGCGGGCCTGCTCTCCTACGGCTACTCCGCCGGCGACATCGGCCTGGTGATGGCCGCCGCCAGCGCCTGCTTCGCCGGCTTCGTCATCTTCGGCGGGGTGCTGGCCGACCGCTTCAACGCCCGCGCCATGATGATCGGTTCCGACCTGGTCAGGGTCTGCACCCAGTCGACGGCCGCCTTCCTCTTCCTCACCCACAGCGTGCGGCTGTGGGAAGTGCTGGTGATCGCGGTCGTCAACGGCACCTGTGCGGCGACCTTCCAGCCGGGGGTCGCCAGTACGGTGGTGCGGGTCGCGCACGATGTGCAGGGCGCCAACGCGGTGACCAGGACGGCCGAGTCCGCGGCCGGCCTCGCGGGTCCCGCGCTCGCCGGTGTGCTGGTCGGCTTCACCTCGCCCGGCGTCGTCTTCGCGGTGCACGCGGCCACGTATCTGACCAGCGGGCTGTGCCTGCTCTTCCTACGGCTGGCCCCGCCCCCGCCGCGGGCGGCGGCCGACGGGACGGGCACGAGGACGACCTTCCGGGCCGATCTCGGCGAGGGCTGGCGGGAGTTCAGGGCGCGCACCTGGATGTGGGCGGTGATCCTGGTGTGGACGATCTACACCATGTGCGTCATGGGTCCCTTCATCCCGCTGGCCGCGGGCCAGATCATCCCCGCGCACGGCGCCGGGGCGTACGGCCTGGTCAATTCCGCGCTCGGCGCCGGTACCGCGGTGGGCGCGCTGCTGGCGATGCGGCTGCGCGCCGACCGGCCGCTGCGGGCGGGCAGCTTCGGGGTCTTCGCCGTGGCGCTGATGCCCGCGTCGGTCGGCCTCGACCTGCCGGTGGCCGGGATCTGCGGCTGCCTTTTCGTCGCCGGGATCGGCTGGGCGTTCTGGGGCGTCAACTGGGCCACCACCGTGCAGACCCAGGTCCCCGGCGACATCCTCAACCGCATCCACGCCTACGAAGTGGCCGGGTCCGTCGCGATGTTCCCGGTCGGCCAGGCGCTCGCGGGGCCGGCCGCCGCGGTCTTCGGGACCCGCCATGTGCTCCAGGCCGGCGGCGCCATCGCCCTCGCGGTGGGCGGCACCCTGCTGGCGATCCCTGCGGTGCGCGGGCTGCGCAGGGCGGCGCCCTTCACGACCGGACAGGCCGGCCCCTGA
- a CDS encoding cold-shock protein: MATGTVKWFNSEKGFGFIEQDGGGSDVFAHYSNIESQGYRELLEGQKVEFEVTQGQKGPQAEKIRAL, encoded by the coding sequence ATGGCTACCGGAACCGTGAAGTGGTTCAACTCGGAAAAGGGCTTCGGCTTCATCGAGCAGGACGGCGGCGGCTCCGACGTCTTCGCCCACTACTCGAACATCGAGTCGCAGGGTTACCGCGAGCTGCTCGAGGGCCAGAAGGTCGAGTTCGAGGTCACCCAGGGCCAGAAGGGTCCGCAGGCGGAGAAGATCCGGGCGCTCTGA
- a CDS encoding WXG100 family type VII secretion target: MSDSWIGADLGGLHTMGTTLTGAKELLEGVVKPLGEGVETLVSDAGWKGDAAEEFRARWSEDSIAAGGFAELVKATGEALTTLAHALTGANSALQNAADVAAGKGVPLGPNGAPGTMMTADPPSAADQKAIGDLNEYAGVHNEIMHKAQAARIACAKTLNALYDSLDPDTSMGKGDKIVVADYLRALWTSKADDERKLGLDAGKKLDEAEKKHEAALKAMKDEEAKFRTAEADLPKAFRLKGEYQRLGTQIDALDAEVAASRNGSDFLPFDRVLNYKLADALQGVKLVEGAPEFLKEIPVVDIAAVTAIGLVEAKEDHDKGWSWAHSVTVDVGAGLVGLAAGAAVVAAAPEIGIGLGVTATAATAGAVFVGVGYFADEAFHEHWSEDIHDHGVIAGVADGTWNVTKNTGGDMKDLAVGTAKGVSNAGKSVWHHATGWL; the protein is encoded by the coding sequence ATGAGTGACAGCTGGATCGGCGCCGACCTCGGCGGCCTGCACACCATGGGCACCACCCTGACCGGGGCCAAGGAACTCCTCGAAGGCGTCGTCAAACCGCTCGGCGAAGGCGTCGAGACGCTGGTCTCCGACGCGGGCTGGAAGGGCGACGCGGCCGAGGAATTCCGCGCCCGCTGGTCCGAGGACTCGATAGCGGCCGGCGGCTTCGCCGAACTCGTCAAGGCGACGGGCGAGGCCCTCACCACCCTCGCCCACGCGCTGACCGGAGCCAACAGCGCCCTCCAGAACGCCGCGGACGTCGCGGCGGGCAAGGGCGTACCGCTCGGCCCGAACGGCGCCCCCGGCACGATGATGACCGCCGATCCGCCGAGTGCCGCGGACCAGAAGGCCATCGGCGACCTCAACGAATACGCCGGTGTCCACAACGAGATCATGCACAAGGCGCAGGCGGCCCGTATCGCCTGCGCCAAGACGCTCAACGCGCTCTACGACTCCCTCGACCCGGACACGTCGATGGGCAAGGGCGACAAGATCGTCGTCGCCGACTACCTGCGGGCGCTGTGGACCTCCAAGGCCGACGACGAGCGCAAGCTCGGCCTCGACGCGGGCAAGAAGCTCGACGAGGCCGAGAAGAAGCACGAAGCGGCCCTGAAGGCGATGAAGGACGAGGAGGCCAAGTTCCGCACCGCGGAGGCCGACCTCCCCAAGGCCTTCCGGCTCAAGGGCGAGTACCAGCGGCTCGGCACCCAGATCGACGCGCTGGACGCCGAGGTCGCCGCCAGCAGGAACGGCAGCGACTTCCTGCCGTTCGACCGGGTGCTCAACTACAAGCTCGCCGACGCGCTCCAGGGCGTGAAGCTGGTCGAGGGCGCACCGGAGTTCCTCAAGGAGATCCCGGTGGTGGACATCGCCGCGGTCACCGCCATCGGCCTGGTGGAGGCCAAGGAGGACCACGACAAAGGCTGGTCCTGGGCGCACTCGGTGACTGTCGACGTCGGCGCGGGCCTGGTCGGCCTCGCGGCCGGCGCGGCCGTGGTCGCGGCGGCCCCGGAGATCGGCATCGGCCTCGGCGTGACGGCGACGGCGGCCACCGCGGGCGCGGTCTTCGTCGGCGTAGGGTATTTCGCGGACGAGGCCTTCCACGAGCACTGGAGCGAGGACATCCACGACCACGGAGTGATCGCGGGCGTCGCGGACGGCACCTGGAACGTCACCAAGAACACCGGCGGGGACATGAAGGATCTGGCGGTCGGCACGGCGAAGGGCGTCAGCAATGCAGGGAAGTCGGTCTGGCACCATGCCACCGGCTGGCTCTGA